Part of the Kordiimonas pumila genome is shown below.
GATGTTGATGAGTTTATGGGTTTGAATACTTAGGTGCCACTGCGGGTGCGCCTTACAGTATTCAACGGCTGCTTTGGTGTTTTCTGCCTGCTTTGGGCTATCCATTGGCTGCAGGAAAAAATGCTCGAATGTAAGATGCTGAAACCGGTCAGGTAGGGCAGTAACTTGTGGGTAAACCAGCTTTAATTCCTGCCCTTGTGTGACAACTACTTGTGCATCTGCTTTAGGGCTAACACATAGCCAGTCTATGCCTTCTGGTGGCTTTACTGTGCCATTGGTTTCAACTGCAATGAAAAAACCCTCAGCATGGAAAGCCGCAACAAGCGCAGCATCCAGTTGCAATAGTGGCTCACCGCCAGTGCACACGACCATGGGTGTGCCACTTGTGCCGTGCCATTCAGCTTTTACTGCTTCCGCTAAGGCTTCTGCTGTTTTAAACTTGCCGCCACCTGTGCCGTTAGTACCAACAAAATCTGTATCGCAAAAGTTACAAATGGCGGCTTCGCGGTCTTCCTCGCGGCCTGACCACAGGTTGCATCCAGCGAAGCGGCAAAATACGGCAGGCCTGCCAGCTTGCGCGCCTTCGCCTTGCAGAGTGTAGAATATTTCTTTTACGCTATAGACCATTGTCAGCCTTGATATCTAGTTGGGTCTGGAAGCCCTGCCTCACGGAAGCCTTTTTGTCGTAGCAAGCAACTGTCACAGTGGCCGCAGGCAGCACCAGTCGTGTCTGGATCATAACAGCTTATTGTCATGCTATAATCGACACCTAGCTTGTTTCCTACCGTAATAATTTCGGCTTTGGTCATGTCAATAAGTGGTGTTTGGACGCTAAGTTTATCTGCGTCTGTTACGCCTGCTTTGGTTGCAAGATTTGCCATCACTTCATAGGCGCGAATATAATCAGGCCTGCAATCAGGGTATCCACTGTAATCAAGGGCATTCACACCAATGAAGATATCCTTGGCCCCCACCACCTCTGCATAGGCAAGCGCAAATGACAGGAATATTGTATTACGGGCAGGTACATAGGTGACGGGAATATCATGGCTCATGTCATCGTCGCTGCGGTCTTTGGGCACATCAATATCTGCCGTTAACGCACTGCCCCCAAAAGTACGAAGGTCAAGGTTTGCGGTTTTATGCTCTATAACCCCAAGGTGTTTGGCGACTTTGTCTGCAGCCGTTAGTTCAACACTGTGGCGCTGACCGTAGCTGAAGGAAAGAGCATGTACATCGTACCCTTCGCTTTTTGCTATGGCGACAACTGTGGCGCTATCCAGCCCTCCAGACAGTAAAACGACTGCTTTTTTATCTTTGCTCATTGTTATCCTTACTTCATCAAAACGCCGCGCTCTATAACACCCGACAACAGTTTTGATAAGGAAAAAGCAGCTTTAGCTAGTCTATAGCTTCTGCTCTGAAGACTTTTTCATCAAACTCGCCTTCCCATTTGGCAACGGCTGTGCCAACAGACAGGTCGCCTGTTACGTTTACAACGGTGCGTATCATATCAAGAGGCCGATCAAATGGGAAAATAAACCCAACAATGATGGCTGTTTGTGCGCCGTCAATTCCCAGTACACTTAAGACAGCGGCAAGCAGGAAGAGGGATGCTGAAGGCACTGCGGCTGTGCCGATAGATACTAGCGTGGCAGAAAGGGCAATCAGCAAATACTCGGTTAACCCTAAGGGAATACCCAGCACTTGCGCTGAAAAAACTGCTAAAATACCGACATAAATCGCAGAGCCATCCATATTAATGGTGGCACCTAGTGGTAGCACAGACCCCGCAACAGATTTATGAATGCCTAGGTTTTCTTCCGCGACTGTAATTGTTACAGGCAGGGTGCCAGAACTTGATGATGTGGAAAAGGCAACAAGCTGTGCCCCTGTGATGCTGCGAAAAAACTGAAAGGGTGGCAGTTTCAGAGCAAACTTCATGATGCTGCCATGGGTAATAACCAGATGTAGGACGCAAGCAGAGATAAAGGCTGCAACCAGAGGTACTACGTCAAGAAGTAAGCCCAGTCCGCCCTGTGCTACCACACCAGAGATAAGGGCAAAAACACCAAAGGGGGCAACTTCCATCACCAAGTGCGTGATTTTCAGCATCACTTCGGATGCGGCCTCAAAAATATCAGCGACTGACTTGGCTTTTTTACCTGTAAGCAGAACGCCGGCACCTAAAAGAATGGCGAAAAAGATAATCGCCAGCATATTGCCTTCCGCTAAAGCCGCGACCGGGTTTAGCGGTATGATGCTAAGGAGCCTGTCGGTGAGCGAACCACCTTCTGCAACAGGTTTTGCAACAGCGCTGCTTAAGTCGATACCAATGCCGGGTTGAAAAAGCGCGGCCATTAAAAGGCCAATAGTGATGGCAACAAGAGTTGTGCCCATATACAGGCCAAGTGTTTTAACACCCAGTGACCCTAGTTTTTTTGGGTCGCCCATTGCAATAACACCAGAGACAAGGGTAACAAATACAAGGGGTACCACAATCATGCGGATTAGGCGGATAAAAATATCCCCAATCCAGCTGATATAACCAACATATTCGCTAAAGAGAGCACCGGCCAGTATGCCCAAAAAAAGTGCTGCCATAATCCTTTTCCAAAGCGTGACAGCAAACCATTTTCTAAGCATTTTATTCTCCCTTTTGCCGGTCCATAGGGTTAATTAAATCCTGAACTTTCGCAAGTGCTAAATATTAGGTATAGTAAAAGTCTGCGCGTAAGAAGACGATCTGAATATCAATACTGGACTGATGATTCAGGTAAAATATTTTAAAGAATAAAAAGTAAATTATATTAAAAGCTTACGCTAATTTTATACTATTTGCGACTTTAAGATTTGCTTCATAGTTTGAGAGCACATTGAGAGTAGGGCAAACGAATCGGTGGCAATTATGATCAGGCAACTTAAAAGTCATGTACGTAGTTTTATGAAAACTACGTTTGTAGCGGCGACATTGACTAGCGCTGCACTAAGTGTGCAGCCAGCATGTATGACTCAAATTGAGATGCAGGCAGACCAGATCCGTTTTGTTGAGGTTCAATTGAAAGTTGCTGCCTTGCAGTGCCGTGCTGGGCATGGTGTGGATTTATCGAACCTATATAACGGGTTTGTTAAAATGAATCTGCCATATCTGGTGGAAAGCCA
Proteins encoded:
- the queE gene encoding 7-carboxy-7-deazaguanine synthase; its protein translation is MVYSVKEIFYTLQGEGAQAGRPAVFCRFAGCNLWSGREEDREAAICNFCDTDFVGTNGTGGGKFKTAEALAEAVKAEWHGTSGTPMVVCTGGEPLLQLDAALVAAFHAEGFFIAVETNGTVKPPEGIDWLCVSPKADAQVVVTQGQELKLVYPQVTALPDRFQHLTFEHFFLQPMDSPKQAENTKAAVEYCKAHPQWHLSIQTHKLINIP
- the queC gene encoding 7-cyano-7-deazaguanine synthase QueC → MSKDKKAVVLLSGGLDSATVVAIAKSEGYDVHALSFSYGQRHSVELTAADKVAKHLGVIEHKTANLDLRTFGGSALTADIDVPKDRSDDDMSHDIPVTYVPARNTIFLSFALAYAEVVGAKDIFIGVNALDYSGYPDCRPDYIRAYEVMANLATKAGVTDADKLSVQTPLIDMTKAEIITVGNKLGVDYSMTISCYDPDTTGAACGHCDSCLLRQKGFREAGLPDPTRYQG
- a CDS encoding dicarboxylate/amino acid:cation symporter, which gives rise to MLRKWFAVTLWKRIMAALFLGILAGALFSEYVGYISWIGDIFIRLIRMIVVPLVFVTLVSGVIAMGDPKKLGSLGVKTLGLYMGTTLVAITIGLLMAALFQPGIGIDLSSAVAKPVAEGGSLTDRLLSIIPLNPVAALAEGNMLAIIFFAILLGAGVLLTGKKAKSVADIFEAASEVMLKITHLVMEVAPFGVFALISGVVAQGGLGLLLDVVPLVAAFISACVLHLVITHGSIMKFALKLPPFQFFRSITGAQLVAFSTSSSSGTLPVTITVAEENLGIHKSVAGSVLPLGATINMDGSAIYVGILAVFSAQVLGIPLGLTEYLLIALSATLVSIGTAAVPSASLFLLAAVLSVLGIDGAQTAIIVGFIFPFDRPLDMIRTVVNVTGDLSVGTAVAKWEGEFDEKVFRAEAID